CGCTCCCGCGCTTGCTTGCAAACTGCGCCTTGTTCTTCATCACATCTAGATTTTTTGAAACTATGAGGTCTACTACCGATTATTTTAGTAAAGTATCCCATCCACGGGCTCTGACTTCCAGTCCCTGTGATTTGCTCTCCAAGGTCCGGACGCATGTTTAGGCTTCTTCGAGAGGAGCCGTTTCGAATATTTTTTCCGGCGGGAATTCTTGCTAGCATCGTTGCGGTGGCACTTTGGCCTTTGGTTTACGGGGGATGGTTGGACTATTACCCGGGTGAAGCCCATGCGCGAATGATGATACAAGGATTTGTGGGTGGATTTGCGTTGGGGTTTTTAGGAACGGCGTTTCCTAAAATGATCGAGAGCCCGTCACTGACCTCCGCAGAACTTGGTGTGCTTCTACTTGCGTATCTGGGATGTGTCTTTGCGCATGCCTTCGACCAGATTGCATTGGGAGATATTTTCTTTCTGCTTTGTTGGTTTACGATGATGACTGCTTTGGTGGTGAGGTTTGTGTTTTTCAGAAAAGATCTCCCGCCACCTGGTTTTACTCTTGCCGGACTTGGTCTTTTGGCTGGTGTGGCAGGTACTTTAATTCTTCTTCTGGGACGGTTTTATGTGCTGTCTGAATTCCAATTTAAGCTCGGAGCTCTGTTTCTGAATGAAGCGTTTATTCTTGGACCCATTGTTGGAATTGGTGGGTTTCTCTTTCCGCGCTTCTTTTCCGACGAGGCAGTTAAAGAGTCCGCGTTGAGTTGGAACGCACGAGCTTGTTTCGGTTTCATTATTGGGCTGCTTTTATTTGGTACCTATATCACCCAAGCAGCAGGGGTTTCTACACTTGCGCCTATGATTCGCTCCTTGATTGTGACGTTATATCTACATTCTCAGGTTTCTGTGTTTCAGCGGGGATCTAGCACAGGCTCGTTATCTCTTATGCTAAGAATGGCTGTTGCCTTCCTTCTTCTGGGGATATTTGTCTCGGGTGTAACAGATGTATTCCAAGTAGCGATGAAACATGTAATTTTTATAAGCGGCTACGGTATGCT
This is a stretch of genomic DNA from Verrucomicrobiota bacterium. It encodes these proteins:
- a CDS encoding NnrS family protein, coding for MFRLLREEPFRIFFPAGILASIVAVALWPLVYGGWLDYYPGEAHARMMIQGFVGGFALGFLGTAFPKMIESPSLTSAELGVLLLAYLGCVFAHAFDQIALGDIFFLLCWFTMMTALVVRFVFFRKDLPPPGFTLAGLGLLAGVAGTLILLLGRFYVLSEFQFKLGALFLNEAFILGPIVGIGGFLFPRFFSDEAVKESALSWNARACFGFIIGLLLFGTYITQAAGVSTLAPMIRSLIVTLYLHSQVSVFQRGSSTGSLSLMLRMAVAFLLLGIFVSGVTDVFQVAMKHVIFISGYGMLILAIATRVTWGHSGNLHLTLGKRTSLRIILGIVLLAMTTRIVADLIPAIRVSHHVYAAISWLIATVVWSWAVLRYVRQMDAEEE